Within Salarias fasciatus chromosome 15, fSalaFa1.1, whole genome shotgun sequence, the genomic segment CACAATGAATGGGAAAAGAAAAGGTTTCTGTGATTTTATAGAGGAATATATGTGTAAAGTATTGGATTTTATCGATCCCTTTGCTCCTTTGTTATACTGGATCAATAAAACCTGAAAGCCCTCAgtgggggtgtcaaacatgaggccagtgtaccaaaaccagcccacatgaagaagaaaacacccagaatgcaacagttaTAGGAGGAGGGCTTTTGGGACGCTTTACTGTTTTTGTAtccatgatgaaaatgtcttgtttttccacagaaacaaaCGTGgcactgaaaatgactacaatctcaacatgaagccattTTGATGAAAGTTCCTGGGGCAAAATCCagtaaaatgtttgaaaaacagttttattaAAGTTACATCAGATTCtttttcattgtcttttctCCCTTCTTTCCTTGCTGTGGCCATCAGGCTCTGTAACTCATCTTGCTCTTTGTATTTTCATTGTTAATCCATCATCATGTGTATATTGGTTACTGTATATTAGCCTTGTACATGCTAACATTACTTATTCAATATTTATTCTGACtcactgattgttttttttttatcattgtaTTATTCTATTCGATTAATTAtatatttctgttctgttctgttctgttctgttcatcCTTTTCACCACAGAGTGACTCATCGTCTCATCAGAAAGGATCTTTGACGCGCCGGCGCGCTGCTTCCGCTTCCGCGTTGCTATGGAAACGTTACGGCAACACAGAAGAGACGCTTGAGGATGGAGCGggcgctgctggagctgaacctGCGGAGGGAGACGTGGTGCCGGGTGGAGGCGGACCCCCGGCAGGCCTGGCAGCGGACCGAGAGGAGGCACTACCGGAGCCACCTGCGGACCGGCCCGGCGCTCCGCAGCGCTCTGACCGGCGGGGAGCAGCCCCGGGCGGCCTGCGGCGCCCGGCCCCCGCCCGCTGAGCTCCCGGAGAGGAGGCACTTCGAGGACAGCTGTAAGACTGACAGTTTATAAGCatagacacacaaaacacacttaaTAAGAGACTTTAGACCGTCAGTAAATTAACAAACGGATGCAGTTTATTGGTAGATgtagcagagctgctgtttatcCAAGATTCTGTTTACGTGACATTTAATTCAAAACAGGAATTATTTTGGGTGTTTGGGATCACctagaaatgctttttttttaatttctctgaaaattaaaacaaattgtctcttcacttattttttttgtaggaaCAGGGCCTAAAGCAGCTTATTGAATGCTGAATtacacagagaagaaaagagaaaataactATCCTGAAGCAAAACGTCAGAATGAACTTCATTTTATGTCAGAGTTTTCcatgaaaccaaacatgcaaGAATGTAAAATGTCACATGCAGAAGAATATGTCGCATTTTGACGCTGTCTTTTTGTCTCTGTCTTCCAGATAAATGTCACCTGGTGTGATGATCGCTCCCAGATGTTCCACTCGGTCAGAtcctgcagacacacatcagAGTCTCCGGCGTCTAACGATCTGAGTGGTGGTGATTCGGGCGATTATGGCAGAAGTACGCAGCCGAATGCAGTATCTAAGGCCGGtttacaacattttcaagtgaaaatgcgaCATTCTCGCAgtgttttgggcgtctgtttacacgagGTTCAGAGCAACAAGCAACGCAAAACTAAAACGTAAAAAACGACGCATTGTCACTTGAAACGAGGCCTGGAGCAGATCcaaacatttaatttcacaAGTTTTCAAGGTctcaacacatttgtttttgcagcagAGATGCACCTGTGTTTGTCCCTGTCAGTCTTGTGTGAACGTTCTCCTCCAAGTATCAATGAAAAGAGTCTGAATGGTGAAATCAAACACTGCTCGGGGGTTCTTTACACATTAAAATCACGTTGACCTCCTCATCGAAGCGTGTCTGGAGTCCTGTCTGCAGGTCGGGCCTTGGGGAAGAGCCTGTAGGCGTTCTGGGCCGTGACGGTCCGGACGCTCTGTGGCGaaagacctttgacctcagcgATGTAGCTGCAGCACAGGCCGATGTTCCCGGGCTCGTTCCGCTCctggaaaagacagaaaaaacacttaCAGAGGAGCCacacttcaaaaacacattcaaattgAAGGTATTCCAGACGTACGTGTCGGTCTGGCCCCAGAGCAGGAGAGTCGGTCTCCAGGCAGATGTGCTCCAGCGGGATCTGCCTGATGAGCTTCTCCCTCTGTGGAGAGAAGACTCGTCACTGGATGTCACCCGAAAGTCTGTCAAACGTCCGACCGAAGCAAATCATTTTATTACACTGCATTTCTCCTGATTCCATGAGGCGTTTTCACGGAAATAGAATCAGATTattgtcaaaaagttgcatttttttaatcaccattttttctaaatttttctCTGCCAAAAAGACatggtcgttttttttttttttttttaatgtgtttttcccATTTCCACAGTGATGGATTCAtagtttttgaaaaaagtagagttttcccctgtttccatggtgacagagCCAGACTATTGTCTAAACGTTGGTTTTTCCTCACTGCCAAAGAGACAAGAGCCTCTGAAACGAGTCAGAGCTTTTAAAAACAGTCACGCTTCTCCCATTTCCATGAGGACGGACTTGGACTGTTCCAACAGACGCCCCCAAAACCGAACTGAAGTGTTTCGTTTTCACGCTGGATGTTGTGGCGAGAACGGAGCCTCAGTTTGCTCGACGCCCGAACCAGACCTGAAACCCGATCCGTCTGTCCAGAGCTGAGGCCCCACCTGCGGGTTTGTGCAGACCGCCGGggggaaggagaagaggaacccGGCCTTCACGCCTTCCAGCGCCACCGAGGGCTTCCCGGCAAAGTTGTGCAGCAGAGCTCGGCTGACGCCTGGAGGAAGACCGAAGGAGAGGAAGTCAGAGCGTCCGGGGGTCCGTATGAGCCCGACCTGACGGACTGCGACGAGCCCACCTCGCTCCCTCATGGTCTCTATGGCGACCCTGGCCGCGGATCGCGTGTGGACGTTTCTGTGCAGAGGACAGCCATCGTTTCCACCAGCAGCATCATTTAGAAAACAGCTTTGCTCAACAGACTCTTTGGCATTTTGCCGGTGATGCTTGTTCTTGGTTCTCACACAGGCAGGTCCAGCTCCTTTGCGACGTCGAGCTGTTCGACGAAGACTTTCATCTGGTCGTCTctgtcctgctggctggagGCGCACCACGGCGTGAAGTCCAACCCGATCTGCAGCCAAACGGAGACACCTCCAGGTTAATGTCAGCCGCTCTTCATGGCTGTCAGCACGTGGAAAAGCATCATTTTCTAAgagaagtttcaca encodes:
- the spata45 gene encoding spermatogenesis-associated protein 45, whose amino-acid sequence is MERALLELNLRRETWCRVEADPRQAWQRTERRHYRSHLRTGPALRSALTGGEQPRAACGARPPPAELPERRHFEDSYKCHLV
- the tatdn3 gene encoding putative deoxyribonuclease tatdn3, which codes for MEYGFVDCHCHISAHEFEEDVDDVIKRSREAGVKTLIAVTEEIGEFDRVLQLQKSYPDLVAPCFGIHPLQPERRSVKPQDLHAALPQFYNHREQLVAIGEIGLDFTPWCASSQQDRDDQMKVFVEQLDVAKELDLPVNVHTRSAARVAIETMRERGVSRALLHNFAGKPSVALEGVKAGFLFSFPPAVCTNPQREKLIRQIPLEHICLETDSPALGPDRHERNEPGNIGLCCSYIAEVKGLSPQSVRTVTAQNAYRLFPKARPADRTPDTLR